Proteins from a genomic interval of Fusarium oxysporum Fo47 chromosome I, complete sequence:
- a CDS encoding uncharacterized protein (of unknown function-domain containing protein), which produces MAKQLYRGDGPVGRARTLSVSIINANPQLGVWQAAGTAIAQAPNLEELRNPEMGGSNISFNTQGHSARFAVQNHDGEWALATSTTKRPVFTNPVFNKAPFTENAMPEEVTGPRRDPKTLEESHRHSRQRRQSLYERHKGGEKENWGRTIIHGLKALWKFFKTPSGFLVTIYFLNIVAWGAMLFFLLLNAAPAMNHPSANDVNSPRKKWLEIDSQILNALFCVTGFGLAPWRFRDLFFFIRATFFENQDSMKRLAEQNKSWFRPPPTCADQNELEMTSTSKTDGAVHIVTFTGEQAPPTPLWKLGFIIWMMVLNTILQAILCYYMWAYNRINRPV; this is translated from the exons ATGGCTAAGCAACTTTACAGAGGTGATGGCCCCGTCGGTCGCGCTCGCACCCTTTCTGTCTCGATCATAAATGCAAATCCTCAGTTAGGTGTGTGGCAGGCAGCAGGTACAGCCATAGCTCAAGCACCAAACCTCGAAGAGCTCCGTAACCCTGAAATGGGAGGCTCAAATATATCATTTAACACGCAGGGCCACTCGGCCCGTTTTGCAGTACAGAATCATGACGGCGAGTGGGCACTGGCGACTTCTACTACAAAGCGACCTGTGTTCACGAACCCTGTATTCAACAAGGCACCATTCACAGAAAATGCCATGCCGGAGGAAGTCACCGGTCCCAGAAGAGATCCTAAAACTTTGGAAGAAAGTCATCGTCATTCGCGCCAACGGCGACAGAGCCTCTATGAGCGGCACAAGGGCGGCGAGAAGGAGAATTGGGGACGGACAATCATTCATGGTTTGAAAGCCCTTTGGAAGTTCTTTAAAACCCCGTCCGGATTTCTCGTTACTATTTACTTCCTCAATATTGTC GCATGGGGA GCCAtgcttttctttctcctgCTGAATGCGGCACCTGCTATGAACCACCCAAGCGCTAATGATGTTAACTCCCCCCGCAAGAAATGGCTAGAAATTGACAGTCAAATTCTTAACGCATTATTTTGCGTAACAGGGTTTGGGCTTGCGCCATGGCGCTTCCGTgatctctttttttttataagGGCGACCTTTTTTGAAAATCAAGATTCAATGAAGAGGCTTGCTGAACAAAACAAGTCCTGGTTTCGTCCACCGCCGACTTGCGCTGACCAAAATGAATTAGAAATGACTTCGACAAGCAAAACTGATGGTGCTGTGCACATTGTGACCTTTACTGGTGAGCAAGCACCGCCAACTCCGCTGTGGAAGCTAGGATTCATCATTTGGATGATGGTGCTGAACACGATTCTGCAAGCCATCCTATGCTATTACATGTGGGCATATAATAGAATCAACAGACCT GTTTGA